CTTTACACCTTAAGAAATTAAGCGTAGAGCTGGAAACTCTTTCTCCTGAGCAGGCTGAGTATATCGGAGTAGACGTAAAAGGGCCATTCAAGCCTGAATACTACAGATACTAAGATTCAATACAATATGATATTATCCCACTATTTCTAAGATAGTGGGATTTTTTATGGAGTGCCGTATAGCAATTCCTTATTTTTGTCAACTAAAAAAATAACATGAAAAACTACTTATTTCTGGGAATGATGAGCGCTGTGGTATTCTTTAACAGCTGCAGCAGCAATGATGATAATGAGGGAACCAATAATCCTTCCGAACCAAAAGTATTATTAAGTAAAATCACTACAGTTTACTATGATAATCCATCGCAGCCTCAAACCAGCGTAGAAACCCTTGAATACAATAGTCAGGGACAGCTTATAAAAACTTCTTCCGCCTATGGAACTTCCACATTTGAATACAATAACGGAAAACCTGTAAAGATAAATCATTATAATACCAACCAGACACTGGAATACTATTCTGCTTTTAATTATAACGGAGATCAGCTGGCAAGCGTTAAAGCAATCTACGACACTCATCCGGATTACAACCGAACGATTACCTATAATTATAATCCCAACGGACAGGTGATCTCTACATCTCTTTGCCAGTCGCCAGACTGTTCCAATCCCATCGTTGATACGTATGCTTATAATGGAAACAATATTTCATCAGAGATTTCAGAGGGTGGAGGATCCAGTTACAACACTAAAGTTGTGTATTCCTACGATGATAAACTGAACCCATATACCAATATCAACAAGTATATTAGAATTATGATGGGCAGAGCTATTGTAATGAGCCCCAATAATTATCTCATAGAAAAGATAAGCTACAAAAGTAACGGGACCTGGCTACAAAACCAAACCAGAACTTCTACGATACAATACAACAGCGCTGGTTTACCTACTCAGGTGGTCTCAAAAGAAGCCAACGGAAACCTTTCCGCTCAGTACAATTACGAATATATCACTCAATAATAACAGACTCTCCAATTTTGGGGAGTTTTTTTATAAGCTAATCCCGCTATCCGCTCATACTCCTCACGCCAGCCGAAGAGCCTCAACGCTTGTTGCGGGGTAACCGCTGCTATCGGGGCTAGGGAAGTAATTATAAATGATGAATGATGAGTTATGAATTTGGGATCCTCTTGATATAGTCAATCGGTACGGACTTTATTCTGTTTGCTGTTAAATAAAATTCACTGGCTTTAGTTAAAACTTAAAATATATTAACCATCATCAGTATTTTACCCATATTTCCCATGTGTTTAGGCTCTATTTATAAAAAATGAATATCTTAGCCCCTTTAAACAAAACATTAAACTATGAAAAAACAAAGAGTATCGAATGCGTTCGTTGCGGCATCATGGGTAGCATTAGGCGCAGGAATGATTGGCTTTATTGTTGGTCTTGCAAGAGCGGAAATGCTGCTGAATGAAAAAGGATATTATTTCACCATACTTCTTTATGGTTTGTTTGCCGTTGTTTCGTTACAGAAAGCAGTACGTGACAGGTTAGAAAACATTCAGGTGACAGATATTTATTATGGGATCTGCTGGTTTGCCACATTATCATCTATTGTATTATTGGCTATCGGACTTTGGAACGCCACCATTCTTCCCAGCGAAAAAGGTTTTTATGCCTTTGCCTTTTTGCTTGCGCTCTTCGGAGCCATCGCAGTCCAGAAAAATACACGTGACAATATGCTTCAGGAATAAAGTAAA
This region of Chryseobacterium culicis genomic DNA includes:
- the yiaA gene encoding inner membrane protein YiaA, translating into MKKQRVSNAFVAASWVALGAGMIGFIVGLARAEMLLNEKGYYFTILLYGLFAVVSLQKAVRDRLENIQVTDIYYGICWFATLSSIVLLAIGLWNATILPSEKGFYAFAFLLALFGAIAVQKNTRDNMLQE